A region of Legionella donaldsonii DNA encodes the following proteins:
- a CDS encoding proton-conducting transporter membrane subunit, with protein sequence MNIQMTFFVALLAFPFFALVVNCLAGRKQPMVTAHIASLLIGIGFLTGLILLISTPLSTAPSVYWLFGLNSLSLLLCTLILFVSFVVHRFSIRYMDGDRLYSRYFFTLAAITLSATLMVLSDNLVLFWISWSLSNVFLILLMVHKSQWSAAKNSGWLALNTLLPGSLSLLAAFILMAVNTHTLSMQQLIGQSNVIFTPALFLAMGLIMCTAVTQSALWPFHRWLISSLNSPTPVSALMHAGLVNGGGILIVKFAPLFAINKEPLTVLFILGAVSALLGTIWKLMQTDIKRMLACSTMAQMGFMMMQCGVGLFAAAIAHLCWHGLFKAYLFLSSGSAVKQKKSEVTSSKASPGLLVASLAGGVVAMTTFAFATNKPVSFFEASAFVLFFAFIAGAQLMLTWVRSHQTALSLLSGLLLTSFSGLLYGGSIHLVELLIPSLLTIQAPQLSLLHWLVMILFGSLWAIFNLGVHQTMAKSKFGCWLYITLFNAGQPSRKTVTALRNDYNY encoded by the coding sequence GTGAACATTCAAATGACTTTCTTTGTTGCCCTTCTCGCCTTCCCCTTCTTCGCGCTGGTAGTAAACTGCCTTGCAGGAAGAAAGCAACCCATGGTCACGGCCCATATCGCCAGTTTATTGATTGGTATTGGCTTTTTAACAGGCTTGATACTGTTGATCAGCACTCCCTTATCAACAGCGCCTTCTGTTTATTGGTTATTCGGCCTTAATAGCCTCAGTTTATTGCTGTGCACCTTAATCTTGTTTGTGAGTTTTGTGGTGCACCGCTTTTCCATAAGATACATGGATGGCGACAGGCTTTATTCCCGTTACTTTTTTACCCTTGCCGCCATTACCCTCAGTGCAACATTAATGGTTCTTTCTGACAACCTCGTCCTGTTTTGGATCTCCTGGTCGCTGAGCAATGTCTTTCTAATACTGCTGATGGTGCATAAAAGCCAATGGTCTGCTGCTAAAAACTCAGGTTGGTTGGCTCTCAACACGCTACTTCCAGGAAGTTTAAGCCTATTGGCAGCGTTCATTTTGATGGCTGTGAATACTCACACCTTGTCTATGCAGCAACTGATCGGCCAATCCAATGTAATTTTTACACCCGCTCTCTTTCTGGCCATGGGGCTGATAATGTGTACGGCAGTGACCCAATCGGCATTGTGGCCATTTCACCGCTGGCTCATAAGCTCCTTGAACTCACCAACGCCAGTATCTGCACTGATGCATGCGGGACTCGTTAATGGCGGCGGCATTCTGATTGTTAAATTCGCCCCCTTATTTGCCATTAACAAAGAACCACTGACGGTTTTATTTATCCTCGGTGCTGTATCTGCCTTATTGGGTACGATTTGGAAGTTAATGCAAACTGACATTAAACGCATGCTTGCCTGCTCCACGATGGCTCAGATGGGGTTTATGATGATGCAATGTGGTGTAGGTTTATTTGCTGCAGCGATAGCACATCTTTGCTGGCATGGTTTATTCAAAGCCTACCTGTTTTTAAGTTCAGGCTCTGCGGTTAAACAGAAAAAATCAGAGGTTACCTCTTCGAAAGCGTCTCCTGGCCTACTGGTCGCTTCTCTTGCCGGTGGGGTGGTTGCGATGACTACTTTTGCCTTTGCCACGAATAAGCCTGTTTCCTTCTTTGAAGCCAGTGCTTTTGTCTTGTTTTTTGCTTTCATCGCTGGAGCGCAACTCATGCTTACATGGGTTCGTAGCCACCAGACAGCGTTAAGCCTGCTTTCAGGGCTCCTGCTTACTTCGTTTTCTGGCCTTCTGTATGGCGGGAGTATTCACCTTGTTGAGCTTTTGATACCGAGCCTCTTAACCATCCAGGCTCCGCAATTATCACTGCTCCACTGGCTCGTAATGATTTTATTCGGTTCCTTGTGGGCAATATTTAATCTTGGAGTGCATCAAACCATGGCGAAATCAAAATTTGGATGCTGGCTTTATATCACTTTGTTTAATGCTGGCCAGCCCTCAAGAAAAACAGTGACTGCTTTACGAAACGATTATAACTACTAA
- a CDS encoding HlyD family secretion protein: MKLYAYSMIAKLPKPQKILRIIVGIFIICVIILLMTPWQQFALGSGKVIAFSPTERLHTVNSPITGRIKKWYVDEGMVVKPGDPIVDITDNDPELLSRLIMEKEAILLRIKAAEQAILAGKANLERQKKLYDSGINSKRQYELAQIEYAKYQNDLAQANIDKVNIDVRIARQQTQLIKAHTSGIIFKRLTGQESVVVNAGDVLAQIIPDTKSRAVELWISGNDIPFVRLKQKARLQFEGWPAIQFRGWPEIAVGTFGGIVSFIDPTDNGQGLFRAVIIPDEPWPSNRYLRQGVRVHGWVQLGKVPLWYELWRQYNGFPPESDDEKSTP, translated from the coding sequence ATGAAATTGTATGCCTATTCGATGATTGCTAAATTACCAAAACCACAAAAAATACTGAGGATAATAGTAGGTATTTTCATTATTTGCGTAATCATTTTACTGATGACACCTTGGCAGCAATTTGCTTTAGGGAGTGGAAAAGTCATTGCTTTTTCCCCAACTGAACGACTTCACACAGTCAATTCACCCATTACAGGCCGAATAAAAAAATGGTACGTTGACGAAGGTATGGTGGTAAAACCCGGTGATCCTATTGTCGATATCACTGATAATGATCCGGAGCTTTTATCCCGTCTGATCATGGAAAAAGAAGCAATCCTTTTACGTATCAAAGCAGCTGAGCAAGCTATTCTTGCAGGCAAAGCCAATTTAGAAAGACAAAAGAAATTATATGATTCGGGTATTAACTCAAAACGCCAATACGAATTAGCTCAAATTGAATATGCCAAATACCAGAATGATTTAGCGCAAGCTAACATTGACAAGGTGAATATCGATGTTCGTATTGCTCGCCAGCAAACCCAGCTTATCAAAGCCCATACAAGCGGAATTATTTTCAAGCGTTTGACAGGCCAGGAAAGTGTAGTCGTCAATGCTGGCGATGTGTTGGCGCAAATTATTCCAGACACGAAATCCCGCGCCGTTGAGTTATGGATTAGTGGTAATGATATCCCCTTTGTGCGCTTAAAACAGAAAGCCCGCCTTCAGTTTGAGGGTTGGCCTGCCATACAATTTCGTGGCTGGCCTGAAATTGCAGTAGGAACCTTCGGTGGTATCGTTTCATTTATTGACCCTACCGATAATGGACAAGGATTATTTCGCGCCGTCATTATTCCTGATGAGCCTTGGCCCAGTAACCGATATCTAAGGCAAGGTGTACGTGTTCACGGATGGGTTCAGTTAGGTAAAGTCCCTTTATGGTATGAGCTATGGCGTCAATATAATGGTTTTCCGCCAGAAAGCGATGATGAGAAATCGACACCATGA
- a CDS encoding LysR substrate-binding domain-containing protein, giving the protein MSIDTITLQCFLSVAETRSFTKAAERVGRTQSAISQQIAKLESLVEKPLINRGKELSLTTDGEVFLGYAKRIYELHRELLDRFKEPELEGEIRFGLPEDFATMILSDVLVEFARLHPRVILNVECDLTLNLIEKFNQGKFDLILIKTTQQDIFDDGLNVWSEPVEWIGKKELLPSLDKGNGIPLVLSPKPCVYRGNVINALAKANLNWQLVYSSPSYASKMAAVRAGLGITAIQRTMIPPYLERLDYDFLPALDDIHISLLKKKDNNKAVESLEFFILKKMKY; this is encoded by the coding sequence ATGAGCATTGATACAATTACACTCCAGTGCTTCCTCTCGGTGGCGGAAACAAGAAGTTTTACCAAAGCAGCCGAGCGAGTTGGGCGCACCCAATCTGCAATCAGCCAGCAAATTGCCAAATTGGAGTCCCTTGTAGAAAAACCGCTGATTAACAGGGGCAAAGAGTTGTCATTAACCACGGATGGAGAAGTTTTTTTGGGTTATGCAAAGCGTATCTATGAACTACACCGTGAATTGCTTGATCGATTCAAAGAGCCGGAACTGGAGGGTGAAATCCGGTTCGGGTTACCTGAAGATTTTGCCACGATGATATTATCCGATGTACTCGTTGAGTTCGCACGATTGCACCCCAGAGTTATCCTCAATGTGGAATGTGATCTGACGCTTAATCTGATCGAGAAATTCAATCAGGGAAAATTTGATCTAATCCTGATAAAAACGACGCAACAAGATATCTTTGATGATGGGCTCAATGTCTGGAGTGAACCGGTTGAGTGGATTGGGAAGAAAGAACTGCTCCCCTCCCTGGATAAAGGTAACGGGATACCTCTCGTATTATCACCGAAGCCTTGTGTCTATCGGGGTAACGTCATTAATGCGCTGGCCAAGGCCAATCTTAATTGGCAACTGGTATATAGCAGCCCAAGTTATGCTAGTAAGATGGCGGCTGTACGGGCTGGATTGGGTATCACTGCTATTCAACGCACAATGATTCCTCCTTACCTCGAGCGGCTTGACTATGATTTTTTACCTGCCTTGGACGACATCCATATTTCCCTGTTAAAAAAGAAGGACAATAACAAGGCAGTGGAGTCACTGGAATTTTTTATATTAAAAAAAATGAAGTATTAA
- a CDS encoding ABC transporter transmembrane domain-containing protein has protein sequence MNKNPAFSIMDVLDRSTMLSIIIISFMISILSLVVPVAAQILVNLIAFGKLLQPVITLSLTVLILMIGVGALSVWQIVIIEIIQQKLMVKISLNLAKRFTNLSLETFSTHHGPELVNRFFEIVTIKKSLASLLLYGINLGLQMFFGLILLLFYHPLFLAFDCFILLGVSLIIFIPYKKGLESAKDECTEKHAIGAWLEEILINRYLFKFNSYQNYVVKQVDKKLVSFLKARNNHFKQLVKHQVGFYSLSALAGSLLLGLGGYLVINNQLSLGQLVASEIVLGALLYAFKRFGALLENFYDLKASAEKLEKVLTLPLENTAPEFDARLLSPLQLIEFQIPSVEKATLSYGNPLLVFSEKTEQLQKLVEELLGLSDSLDVLITINNIPYNRKNLIALREHTSLIGEPQWFAGSIYDNLVLNHRNVDSHAIFEQLKQFNLIDKIAELPDGLQTKIYEWQTVFTPLELTKLMIIRAIITKSRLIVLDRVLDPFNGHELDSILSLILSLEETLLLITTQRPHFNELSNYLVLPS, from the coding sequence ATGAATAAAAATCCAGCATTTTCAATTATGGATGTGTTAGACCGCTCGACAATGCTTTCGATTATTATTATTAGTTTCATGATTAGTATTTTGTCCTTGGTGGTTCCAGTTGCAGCACAAATCCTGGTTAATTTAATTGCATTCGGCAAATTATTACAGCCTGTGATTACCTTAAGTTTGACGGTTCTTATTCTGATGATAGGTGTGGGTGCACTCAGCGTGTGGCAAATTGTCATTATTGAAATCATTCAACAAAAATTAATGGTCAAAATTAGCCTGAATCTCGCCAAGCGCTTCACTAACCTTTCGCTTGAAACTTTTTCAACCCATCATGGACCGGAATTAGTAAATCGTTTTTTTGAAATCGTTACCATCAAAAAGTCTTTAGCAAGCTTATTGTTATATGGGATTAACCTCGGTTTACAAATGTTCTTTGGGTTAATCTTGCTTCTTTTTTACCACCCGCTCTTTCTTGCCTTTGATTGCTTTATCTTGCTGGGAGTCTCGCTAATTATATTTATTCCCTACAAAAAAGGTTTAGAAAGTGCCAAAGACGAATGTACAGAAAAGCATGCGATTGGCGCATGGTTAGAGGAAATTCTTATTAATCGATATTTATTTAAATTCAATTCCTATCAAAATTATGTGGTCAAGCAAGTCGATAAAAAGCTCGTCAGCTTTTTGAAGGCCAGAAATAATCATTTCAAACAATTGGTAAAACATCAGGTTGGGTTCTATAGCCTATCTGCGCTAGCTGGCAGCCTGCTGCTTGGGTTAGGTGGTTACTTAGTGATTAACAATCAGCTGAGCCTCGGTCAATTAGTCGCGTCAGAAATTGTCTTGGGTGCTTTGCTTTATGCATTTAAACGATTTGGCGCTTTATTAGAAAATTTTTACGATCTTAAGGCGTCTGCAGAGAAACTTGAAAAGGTTTTGACGTTACCTTTAGAAAATACCGCCCCGGAATTTGATGCTCGATTGCTATCCCCGCTCCAGCTGATTGAGTTCCAAATCCCTTCGGTTGAGAAGGCCACTTTATCCTATGGTAACCCCTTGCTGGTTTTTTCAGAAAAAACAGAACAGCTTCAGAAATTGGTTGAGGAACTTCTGGGATTAAGCGATTCCCTCGATGTTTTAATTACTATTAATAACATTCCATACAACCGTAAAAACCTGATCGCACTCAGGGAGCATACTTCCCTTATTGGTGAGCCGCAGTGGTTTGCAGGGAGTATTTACGACAATCTGGTACTCAATCACCGGAACGTGGATAGTCATGCTATTTTTGAGCAGCTAAAACAGTTTAATCTCATCGATAAAATAGCAGAGTTGCCGGATGGACTGCAGACTAAAATCTATGAGTGGCAAACGGTCTTTACTCCATTAGAGTTGACCAAGTTAATGATAATACGGGCCATTATTACCAAATCCCGGCTTATTGTCCTTGATCGCGTGCTGGATCCATTTAATGGACATGAACTGGATAGTATATTGTCCTTAATACTCTCCCTGGAAGAAACGCTTCTACTGATTACTACCCAACGACCTCATTTCAATGAGCTATCGAATTACCTGGTGCTGCCATCATGA
- a CDS encoding TolC family protein, with protein MTTSRLEKYRVCIPVINLFLVLISPACFSHTGKDALVLSTVLKRVNECYPQILIARLEVTKAQGDYLSALGKFDPNLNMKTRSQPAGGYINNYTDNQINIPTLANGLKFFGGYRIGRGDWPVYYQNYLTNSGGEYRAGLTLPLLKDRLIDKERTKLLTQAEKIEMNNQDVGATKIKIYQEAIRAYWQWVQAGKQLTIFKQLLNLAQKRQKAIIKQAREGDLARLAIAENRQFIIQRQQLVNQGQMIFEQAAVNLSIYYRDENNQPKYPLERQLPVDLTSGAGSRQDYTNLEDQIRKHPILCKLEKYYRIIKLKQNLAKNDLLPNLEATAYTFKQNGSGGDPLLIPQAAMVGLRFTFPLLQREAKGKLITATTELQQIATEKKFIFDKLKNQLTNLLISKKMYQKQVNLLTEELALAKQVQAGETEKFYEGDSTLFLVNQREQASTQVQLNLINSQVNLQQTRDLIRFFASTKL; from the coding sequence ATGACGACGTCTAGACTTGAAAAATATCGTGTGTGCATACCCGTTATAAACTTGTTTCTCGTTTTAATTTCACCTGCCTGTTTTTCCCATACAGGCAAGGATGCTCTGGTACTCTCTACCGTTTTAAAACGAGTGAATGAATGTTACCCACAAATTCTTATTGCCCGCCTGGAAGTCACGAAAGCGCAAGGCGATTATTTAAGTGCTTTGGGGAAATTTGATCCTAACCTGAATATGAAAACCCGCTCTCAGCCTGCTGGGGGTTATATAAACAATTATACAGACAATCAAATCAATATACCCACGCTTGCAAATGGCCTTAAATTCTTTGGCGGATATCGTATCGGCAGAGGTGATTGGCCGGTTTACTACCAAAACTATCTAACCAATTCAGGTGGAGAATATCGGGCAGGTTTAACCTTACCCCTATTAAAGGATCGATTAATTGACAAGGAGCGTACAAAACTATTAACGCAAGCAGAAAAAATTGAAATGAACAATCAGGATGTTGGTGCAACAAAAATTAAAATCTATCAAGAGGCCATTAGAGCTTATTGGCAGTGGGTCCAGGCGGGTAAACAACTCACCATTTTCAAACAGCTTTTAAATCTGGCGCAAAAACGACAAAAAGCGATTATTAAACAGGCACGCGAGGGAGATCTGGCCAGGTTAGCCATTGCCGAAAACAGGCAGTTTATCATTCAGCGTCAACAACTTGTTAATCAAGGGCAAATGATATTTGAGCAAGCAGCTGTTAATCTTTCAATTTATTACAGGGATGAAAATAATCAGCCTAAATATCCTCTGGAACGACAATTGCCAGTTGACCTAACTTCTGGGGCGGGCAGTCGCCAGGACTATACGAATCTTGAGGACCAAATACGCAAACACCCTATTCTTTGTAAACTCGAAAAGTATTATCGAATAATTAAGCTAAAACAGAATCTGGCAAAAAATGATTTATTGCCTAATTTGGAAGCCACGGCTTATACCTTCAAGCAAAATGGCAGTGGCGGTGATCCCTTACTAATTCCACAAGCAGCCATGGTTGGTTTAAGATTTACATTTCCGCTGCTTCAACGCGAAGCCAAAGGCAAGCTAATTACTGCTACCACGGAACTGCAACAAATAGCGACAGAGAAAAAATTCATCTTTGACAAATTGAAAAATCAGTTAACCAACCTGCTAATTTCTAAAAAAATGTATCAAAAGCAAGTGAATTTGCTTACTGAGGAGTTGGCACTGGCGAAGCAGGTCCAAGCCGGGGAAACCGAAAAATTCTATGAAGGGGACAGTACATTATTTTTAGTGAATCAACGGGAGCAAGCCTCAACCCAGGTTCAACTCAATTTGATTAATTCACAAGTGAATTTACAACAGACCCGTGATTTAATTCGTTTCTTTGCCTCTACCAAGTTATAA
- a CDS encoding bestrophin family protein — MKDNKKIVNKYEYPDFLASALAIHGSVTPKVLKQVFVVTLYACFISLLSLCIPWLAIPISPFEYAGLVMGLILVFRINAGYDRWWEARKLWGTVVNNSRNLAIIINNYVSSTEKHSIQQLMGYIAAIPYLMKNNLRMDESVKEVQHLVSPTTLAELSKIVHKPNFISSKVAGLLSLLLKENKMNEFSFLKAEECRETLIDCQGACERILKTPMPFVMAIKSRRFILLFLLILPIALVDYSIFINPLVTALVAYALFSLDQIGIELQNPFSPERLSHLPLGDICRGIEMNVMEIYKSNGEQGLPSSAQKINKPENPYQSQKARDFQTND; from the coding sequence ATGAAAGATAATAAAAAAATAGTTAATAAGTATGAGTATCCTGATTTTCTTGCCTCGGCTCTCGCCATTCATGGTTCAGTGACGCCTAAGGTGCTAAAGCAAGTCTTTGTTGTGACTCTTTACGCCTGTTTCATATCCCTGTTAAGTTTATGTATCCCGTGGCTGGCTATTCCAATAAGTCCCTTTGAGTATGCAGGACTTGTGATGGGTTTAATTTTAGTTTTTCGTATTAATGCCGGTTATGATCGATGGTGGGAGGCAAGGAAACTGTGGGGCACTGTCGTTAATAACAGTCGAAATTTAGCCATAATAATTAATAATTATGTGTCATCAACGGAAAAGCATTCTATCCAGCAACTGATGGGATATATCGCCGCTATACCTTACTTAATGAAAAACAACTTGCGGATGGATGAGTCGGTTAAAGAAGTGCAGCATTTAGTCAGTCCAACAACCTTGGCAGAGCTATCCAAAATCGTTCATAAACCCAATTTTATATCCAGCAAAGTGGCAGGGTTGCTTTCACTCTTGTTAAAAGAAAATAAAATGAATGAATTTTCTTTTCTTAAAGCCGAAGAATGTCGTGAAACGTTAATAGATTGTCAAGGAGCCTGTGAACGTATATTAAAAACCCCAATGCCTTTTGTCATGGCAATTAAATCACGGCGTTTTATTCTATTATTTTTGTTAATTCTACCGATCGCCCTTGTTGATTATTCGATCTTTATAAACCCATTAGTGACCGCACTTGTCGCTTATGCATTGTTCTCCCTGGATCAAATTGGGATAGAGCTGCAAAATCCATTCTCCCCGGAAAGACTTAGCCATTTGCCATTAGGAGATATTTGCCGAGGCATAGAAATGAATGTGATGGAAATTTATAAAAGTAATGGGGAGCAAGGCCTACCGTCAAGCGCACAAAAAATTAATAAGCCTGAAAACCCTTACCAAAGCCAAAAAGCGAGAGACTTTCAAACCAATGATTAA
- a CDS encoding Hsp20/alpha crystallin family protein, producing MNIIKRDYFPVYKELGSLIENMLGRQLEDASFVDTSTWAPAVDIKEEKDRFLVLADIPGVSKENINISLENNVLTLRGERYFENTEQNKDYTRKERVQGQFYRRFSLPKIADDAKISAKYKHGVLEISIPKKEQSVEKKIDIKVEE from the coding sequence ATGAATATTATTAAACGTGATTATTTTCCTGTTTATAAGGAGCTCGGTTCGCTTATCGAGAACATGTTGGGTAGACAACTTGAGGATGCTTCTTTTGTTGATACATCCACTTGGGCTCCCGCTGTGGATATTAAAGAAGAAAAAGATCGATTTCTTGTTCTCGCGGATATTCCAGGGGTAAGCAAGGAGAACATCAACATCTCTCTCGAAAACAACGTGTTAACTCTTCGAGGTGAGCGGTATTTTGAAAATACGGAACAAAATAAGGACTATACTCGAAAAGAACGCGTTCAAGGACAGTTTTATCGTCGTTTTAGTTTACCTAAAATTGCGGATGATGCCAAAATAAGTGCCAAATATAAGCATGGTGTCCTTGAGATATCTATTCCTAAAAAAGAACAATCGGTTGAGAAAAAAATCGATATTAAGGTGGAAGAATAA
- a CDS encoding ArsR/SmtB family transcription factor, whose protein sequence is MPARKLISEKMAEFIGAIAHQHRIRIIEELHTGEQNVNSLQVILGTSHSVVSQHLAILRANKVVKQRKEGNQVYYQLAQPELADWLLQGLAYLEGGLQSDEVIRSAVNEVKTIWSHAPDVKDAGSNA, encoded by the coding sequence ATGCCCGCTAGAAAATTAATTTCCGAGAAAATGGCAGAGTTTATAGGTGCGATAGCCCACCAACACCGCATTCGAATCATTGAAGAATTGCATACAGGCGAACAAAACGTAAACAGTCTACAAGTGATTTTGGGTACGAGTCATTCGGTAGTATCACAACACCTGGCTATTTTAAGAGCGAACAAGGTAGTCAAACAACGTAAAGAAGGGAACCAGGTTTATTATCAATTGGCACAACCAGAATTAGCCGATTGGCTGCTTCAAGGACTAGCTTACCTTGAAGGTGGATTGCAATCTGATGAAGTTATCCGCTCAGCGGTTAATGAAGTAAAGACGATATGGAGCCATGCGCCAGACGTTAAGGACGCTGGTTCAAATGCATAA
- a CDS encoding DUF2309 domain-containing protein, with protein MATAKILSEKEMISTRPKKEEAAFHHTKKEDLQIQALVHNAAKCIAPVWPLETFIACNPLQGFEAHSFEEALAKGGFRRQRAERNRPLEEVNLQMIKWCGGFFDAGQGSIEMPHRDKGFYFGFLKLASFDKQLHQNKKESKEFLRQLPESAEEAINLCLSRLNVPQGQEEAFLAKTLCYLPGWAGFVKWKTDWQNSKQPDEKPVTLTDFIAVRLVLTCVLWPDAIQEKKSVEDGSLVKKMMAQLKSKEDSYRQKLLSQLLPEVKKGEVPVSRRSAQLVFCIDVRSEPFRRAIESLGHYETLGFAGFFGLPVQVNEFDVNKTKECCPVLLKPKYAIKEVPVAANKDDFERYQRGKALINSFTSLYGQLKHNFSTPFALVESLGLWCGLNMTLKSLSPTLSKNSVSAINNWLKPALPTKVTYELSETDPEHGLSVQEQINYAETVLRLMGLTSGFAKLIILCGHGSTTENNPYASALDCGACGGNHGGINARLLASILNKAAVRRGLEDRGMHIPLDTVFYGALHNTTTDSVELYTAEGPEPIYPDLVSKLQEDLEEARRLTNQERGVKLHSSHPHKDLARRSLDWSETRPEWGLARNAAFIVAPRHLTKNISLDGRCFLHSYRFEQDKDGALLETILTAPMVVAEWINTQYLFSTLDNVAFGSGSKITHNVVGTIGVMQGNGSDLMHGLPLQSVMRSDELAYHEPQRLLTVVYAPREVVSKVIEKHSILKTLFFNQWVHLVVIDPINQSPYQLNQSGQWVFVNK; from the coding sequence ATGGCTACTGCAAAAATTTTATCTGAAAAAGAGATGATTAGTACTCGTCCTAAAAAAGAGGAAGCTGCTTTTCATCACACAAAAAAGGAAGACCTTCAAATACAAGCCCTGGTACACAATGCCGCAAAATGTATCGCGCCTGTTTGGCCGCTTGAAACGTTTATCGCTTGTAATCCTTTGCAAGGATTTGAAGCACATTCTTTTGAAGAGGCCCTGGCTAAAGGTGGCTTTAGACGTCAAAGGGCAGAGCGTAATCGCCCATTGGAAGAAGTTAATCTGCAAATGATTAAATGGTGTGGTGGTTTTTTTGATGCCGGGCAAGGAAGTATTGAAATGCCGCATCGTGATAAGGGTTTTTATTTTGGGTTCTTAAAACTGGCTTCTTTTGATAAGCAATTGCACCAAAATAAAAAAGAGTCAAAAGAGTTTTTGCGGCAATTACCTGAGTCAGCCGAAGAAGCGATTAACCTGTGCCTTTCAAGACTGAATGTTCCTCAGGGACAAGAAGAAGCGTTTCTTGCCAAGACACTTTGTTATTTACCCGGGTGGGCAGGTTTTGTGAAATGGAAGACGGATTGGCAGAACTCAAAACAGCCCGATGAAAAGCCCGTTACCCTCACCGATTTCATCGCCGTGCGCCTGGTGCTGACTTGTGTGCTCTGGCCTGATGCAATCCAAGAAAAAAAAAGCGTCGAAGATGGCTCTTTGGTTAAAAAAATGATGGCGCAACTAAAAAGCAAGGAAGATTCCTACCGGCAGAAGCTATTGAGCCAGCTTTTGCCAGAGGTCAAAAAAGGCGAGGTCCCTGTTTCGCGCAGAAGCGCTCAGTTAGTGTTTTGCATTGATGTTCGTTCTGAACCTTTCCGCCGCGCAATCGAGTCTTTAGGGCATTACGAGACCTTGGGTTTTGCCGGATTTTTTGGTCTACCTGTTCAAGTCAATGAGTTTGATGTTAATAAAACCAAAGAGTGTTGTCCCGTCTTATTAAAACCGAAGTATGCCATTAAAGAAGTACCCGTTGCTGCGAACAAAGACGATTTTGAGCGTTATCAGCGAGGCAAAGCACTTATTAACAGTTTTACAAGCCTCTATGGGCAATTGAAGCATAATTTTTCAACACCCTTTGCATTGGTTGAATCGTTAGGGCTGTGGTGTGGTTTGAACATGACTTTAAAATCGTTATCACCAACACTCAGTAAAAATTCAGTGTCTGCAATCAACAACTGGTTGAAGCCTGCTCTCCCAACTAAAGTGACCTATGAGTTAAGTGAAACGGATCCAGAGCATGGGTTGTCTGTACAAGAGCAGATTAATTATGCAGAAACAGTATTGCGTCTCATGGGACTCACTTCAGGTTTTGCCAAACTCATTATTCTTTGTGGGCATGGAAGTACGACAGAAAATAATCCCTATGCTTCTGCGTTAGACTGCGGTGCCTGTGGGGGGAATCATGGCGGTATTAATGCCCGATTATTGGCTTCAATCCTGAATAAAGCGGCAGTTCGACGGGGCCTGGAAGACCGTGGAATGCACATCCCCCTTGATACGGTATTTTATGGAGCGCTTCATAATACAACCACTGACTCCGTGGAACTATACACTGCAGAGGGGCCTGAACCTATTTATCCTGATCTCGTCAGTAAACTTCAAGAGGACTTAGAAGAAGCACGGCGTCTAACGAATCAGGAACGAGGGGTTAAATTGCATAGTAGTCATCCTCATAAAGACCTTGCAAGAAGAAGCCTGGACTGGTCTGAAACACGACCTGAATGGGGATTGGCACGCAATGCGGCATTCATTGTTGCTCCTCGTCATCTTACAAAAAATATCTCTCTTGATGGCCGGTGTTTCTTACATTCTTATCGCTTTGAACAAGATAAAGATGGCGCCTTGCTTGAGACCATTTTGACCGCACCCATGGTGGTTGCTGAATGGATCAATACCCAATATTTGTTTTCTACTCTCGATAATGTTGCTTTTGGTAGTGGCAGCAAGATAACCCATAACGTGGTTGGGACCATTGGGGTGATGCAGGGAAATGGGAGCGATCTCATGCATGGTCTTCCCCTGCAATCGGTCATGCGTTCTGATGAGCTGGCTTATCATGAACCACAGCGCTTATTGACGGTTGTTTACGCACCGAGAGAGGTTGTTTCCAAGGTGATTGAAAAGCACTCTATCTTAAAGACTTTATTCTTTAACCAATGGGTTCACTTAGTGGTGATCGATCCAATCAATCAATCGCCTTATCAATTGAATCAATCCGGTCAGTGGGTTTTTGTTAATAAGTAA